CGGTGCCGCATCGCCCGCTACCTCGAAGGCGTCCTGGTCGACGGCGACTCCGTCGGCGTTCTCCCCTTCGACAAGGACCATGCGGACTTTCGTTGGCGCCATTGACACGCCCAGCACGATGCCCACCACGGCGTCGAAACTCCCCCTGAGTTCGTTCGCCGCCCGGCGGTCGTGCGCGCGGGCGGCATGTTCGTGACCTTGGCCGGGCCCCCCTCGCGCCACGACCAATGCGGGCTCGAAATTGACCCGATGATTCGACCCTACTCGCGGTTCGTTAGGCGCGGTAAGTACCTGTCGGCCGAAAATTGCTAGCGGTGGCCGCCGCCCCCGCCGCTGTGGCCGCCGCCTCCGCCGATGCCACCGCCACTGTGGCCACCACCTCCGCCGATGCCACCGCCACTGTGGCCGCCACCGAAACCGCCTCCGCCACCAATGCCCCCACCACCGATGGGGCCGCTGGGCGCATGGCCGCCGCCGATGGGACCGCTGGGCGCATGGCCGCCACCAATCGGGCCGCTAGGAGGACGACCGCCGCCGGCGCCGCCACCAATCGGACCACTAGGCGCATGGCCGCCACCGATCGGACCACTCGGCGGACGACCCCCGCCGCCCACACCGCCACCGATCGGACCACTCGGCGGACGACTGCCACCGCCGACACCGCCACCAATCGGACCACTCGGCGGACGACCGCCACCCCCAATCGGAGCACTGGGCGCATGACCGCCACCGCCCGCACCACCACCGCCGATCGGACCACTCGGCGGACGACCGCCACCCCCAATCGGACCACTCGGCGGACGACTGCCGCCGCCGACACCGCCACCAATCGGACCACTGGGCGGACGGCTGCCGCCGCCGGAACCCGTACCCGGCGGCGGGTTGTGCCCACCACCCGGACCACCCGGACCCGAACCCGGCAACTGACCCGAACCACCACCATTCGCCCCGCCTGAACCCGAACCAGGCGGCGGAAGGTGGCCACCACCGGGGCTACCGGGAGCCGTCTGTGGAGGAGTCGGACGCGGCGGCAACTGCGGAACACCGCCGGGCCCTTGCGAAGGCGGGTCCGGGACGTGGACAGGGGGCTGCGGCAGCACAGGTGGTCGCGGCAGCACGGGTGGTGGCGACACCACGGGTTGTGGCGGCACCACAGGTTGGGGCGCCACCACGGGCGGCGGCACTCGAACCACCGGCGGGCTCATCAACCAGCTCGGCGAAGGCAGGCGAATCGGGGGCACGGGAACCGGCACCGGCACCGGCACGGCGACCGGCACTGGCGGACCCGCAATCGCGGGAGGAGCCGCGGGCAACGGCGGAGGAGCCGCGGGAGGCGGGGCCGGCGGCCGTGGTGCGGCGACCTGTGGGATGAGCGGTTTGGGTGCCGCGACAGGTGTTTCCAGCCTGATCTTGGGCTGTGCCTGTGCTTCGACGGCTGGCGCCGCGGGTGCGGGCTGGGTCGGCACGATCAGGTTCTGGTTCGGACTGGGCTGGACGGCCACATCCGTCGTGCGAATGCCGATCGCCAGGGCAATCTCAAGTGCGACCACTGCGGTGATGGCCACCACGGCCATCCCACTGCCGACCAGCAGCATCGGCCTGCGGCGTGGCTGCTCGTCATCCGGATTGCCAAGATCACGAGGGTCGATGACGACGGTCGGTGCATCGGCATCCTCATCCGGCACCAGGCTGTAGGCCAGCTCGTCGCCGGATTCGGCACCGGGAAGATAGGAGACGCCAAAGTATTCGGGCATGGCGTGCGGGTCAATGGTGCCGGTGCCCGGATCCTGGGCGTAGGCCAGCGCCGCGGTCGATGAGGCGAACAACGGCGCGTTCGCCGACGCCAGTGCGGCGCCCCGGGCCAGTGCGGTCTCGGGTTCCTCGGGTGCGCTGACCGTCAGCGCGGTCGCCGAGTCCAGCGCGAGCTTGATCGGCCCGAGGTCGACACCCGAGCCGATCAGGAACACCCCGCCTGGGGCGAAGTCCCGGTCGTCTAGCCAGGACAGCATCCCGGTGAGTTGCGCGGTGGCCTCGCCATACGACTCGGCGACGATCTGTTCCTTGTAGACGTCGGTGATGGATCCGTCGGCGGTCTCGACGACGGCCAACGTGGCAGTGTCGGGTTCCACAAAGAGGACGGCGGTGCTCTCGTAACCCATTGCGCCGCCGACGGATTGGCCCAATGCCGTGGCCGCCAGGAACGCCGAGACCAGCATGACGTTTTCGAGCTTGTAGCTGGCCAGCGCGTCGCGCAGCACCGCGGCATGCAGCTGGTCGGTCCATGTCACACCGATCGAGGACAGCTCGAGCCCGGCGTCGGTAGCGCCCTCCCGGGTACCCAAGATTGCCGAGATCACCCGATCCGGGACGGCCGTGGGCTGGGTGTCGTCGGGCGCGGGGAGTGAGAATCCATCCTCTTCGACGACGGCTCCGTCGGCGTTTTCACCTTCGACGACGATCATCTGGACCGAAGCCGGTGCGATTGACACCCCGAGCACGATATCCAAGACGAACCACTCCAAAAGCATTGCGCGGCAAGCTAAGCCCGGGCGGAGATGCAACCACGGACCACTCCATACTTGCGCAGGAAGGCTGTGCGGATACCCAGCCGAAGCTATGTGGTTCTTATGAAGTTCTCGTAGGAGCGCGACGGTGTCGGGCCCCGCTGACCCTGATACTTCGAGCCGACCCGGGAACTGCCGTACGGGTGCTCGGCGGGGCTGGTCAACCGCAGAATGCACAACTGTCCGATCTTCATCCCAGGCCACAGGGTGATCGGCAGGTTCGCGACGTTCGACAGTTCGAGGGTGATGTGGCCGGTGAACCCCGGGTCGATGAAGCCCGCGGTCGAGTGCGTCAGCAGTCCCAGCCGGCCCAGCGACGACTTGCCTTCCAGACGCCCGGCGAGGTCCTCGGGCAAGGTGAATAGTTCGAGGGTCGACCCGAGCACGAATTCACCCGGGTGTAAGACGAACGGTTCCCCAGCGGCGGGTTCGACCAGCGTCGTCAGCTCGTCCTGCTGCTTGGCGGGGTCGATG
This Mycobacterium simiae DNA region includes the following protein-coding sequences:
- the dcd gene encoding dCTP deaminase is translated as MLLSDRDLRAEITAGRLGIDPFDDTLVQPSSIDVRLDSMFRVFNNTRYTHIDPAKQQDELTTLVEPAAGEPFVLHPGEFVLGSTLELFTLPEDLAGRLEGKSSLGRLGLLTHSTAGFIDPGFTGHITLELSNVANLPITLWPGMKIGQLCILRLTSPAEHPYGSSRVGSKYQGQRGPTPSRSYENFIRTT
- a CDS encoding DUF7159 family protein, whose translation is MLLEWFVLDIVLGVSIAPASVQMIVVEGENADGAVVEEDGFSLPAPDDTQPTAVPDRVISAILGTREGATDAGLELSSIGVTWTDQLHAAVLRDALASYKLENVMLVSAFLAATALGQSVGGAMGYESTAVLFVEPDTATLAVVETADGSITDVYKEQIVAESYGEATAQLTGMLSWLDDRDFAPGGVFLIGSGVDLGPIKLALDSATALTVSAPEEPETALARGAALASANAPLFASSTAALAYAQDPGTGTIDPHAMPEYFGVSYLPGAESGDELAYSLVPDEDADAPTVVIDPRDLGNPDDEQPRRRPMLLVGSGMAVVAITAVVALEIALAIGIRTTDVAVQPSPNQNLIVPTQPAPAAPAVEAQAQPKIRLETPVAAPKPLIPQVAAPRPPAPPPAAPPPLPAAPPAIAGPPVPVAVPVPVPVPVPPIRLPSPSWLMSPPVVRVPPPVVAPQPVVPPQPVVSPPPVLPRPPVLPQPPVHVPDPPSQGPGGVPQLPPRPTPPQTAPGSPGGGHLPPPGSGSGGANGGGSGQLPGSGPGGPGGGHNPPPGTGSGGGSRPPSGPIGGGVGGGSRPPSGPIGGGGRPPSGPIGGGGAGGGGHAPSAPIGGGGRPPSGPIGGGVGGGSRPPSGPIGGGVGGGGRPPSGPIGGGHAPSGPIGGGAGGGRPPSGPIGGGHAPSGPIGGGHAPSGPIGGGGIGGGGGFGGGHSGGGIGGGGGHSGGGIGGGGGHSGGGGGHR